One Roseimicrobium gellanilyticum DNA window includes the following coding sequences:
- a CDS encoding MFS transporter produces the protein MTASFPSSSTLRYAWIIVALLFPVALLNYLDRQMIASMKVSVMKDIPSVGSEENWGHMLAQFKWVYAFFSPIGGYIADRFSKRYTICTSLFVWSAITWWTGHASSFQELMWARSLMGISEAFYIPAALALIADYHSTLTRSRAVSIHQMGIYCGVIVGGFAGYVADAPSLGWRWAFDVTGIVGVLYAIPLLIFLRDKSRFGTGDAAAAAEPVQENELSKLGRALRLLFGNASFILLVLYFTLPAIAAWVVRDWMPAILQKEFNISQGKAGVSAALYWQAAALVSAIFAGWLADRWMRRTQRGRIYVSALGMALIVPALFSVGNAPGMHSFGLAIFGLILFGMGWGFFDINNMPILSQIVRPDLRATGYGIMNFVSMMFGGVADWSFGYMRDRHVPLNVIFTAFAGVCVLSALLVLMIRPRDTETSHSQN, from the coding sequence TATCTTGACCGGCAGATGATTGCCTCCATGAAGGTGTCCGTGATGAAGGACATCCCTTCGGTGGGATCGGAGGAGAACTGGGGGCACATGCTGGCGCAGTTCAAGTGGGTGTACGCCTTCTTCAGTCCCATCGGTGGGTACATCGCTGACCGTTTCAGCAAGCGCTACACCATTTGCACGAGTCTCTTTGTGTGGTCGGCGATTACCTGGTGGACGGGCCATGCTTCCAGCTTTCAGGAACTCATGTGGGCGCGCTCCCTCATGGGCATCAGCGAAGCGTTCTACATTCCTGCCGCCCTGGCACTCATTGCGGACTACCACAGCACTCTCACTCGTTCGCGCGCGGTGAGCATCCACCAGATGGGTATCTACTGCGGTGTCATCGTGGGTGGTTTTGCAGGTTATGTGGCGGACGCTCCGAGCCTGGGGTGGCGCTGGGCATTCGATGTGACGGGTATCGTCGGGGTGCTGTATGCCATTCCGCTTCTGATCTTCTTAAGGGACAAGTCGCGCTTCGGGACTGGCGATGCTGCGGCTGCTGCGGAGCCCGTTCAGGAGAATGAACTCAGCAAGTTGGGCAGGGCGTTGCGGCTCCTCTTTGGGAATGCCTCCTTCATCCTCCTCGTGCTCTACTTCACCTTGCCTGCCATCGCGGCCTGGGTGGTGCGCGATTGGATGCCCGCCATTCTGCAGAAGGAGTTCAACATCTCCCAAGGCAAGGCGGGCGTCTCCGCCGCTCTCTACTGGCAGGCCGCTGCGCTGGTCTCTGCCATCTTCGCCGGATGGCTGGCGGACAGGTGGATGCGCCGCACGCAGCGTGGCCGCATCTACGTGAGCGCGCTCGGCATGGCGTTAATCGTGCCTGCACTCTTCAGCGTGGGGAATGCTCCCGGCATGCATTCCTTTGGTCTGGCCATCTTTGGCCTCATCCTTTTTGGCATGGGTTGGGGATTCTTTGACATCAACAACATGCCGATCCTCTCGCAGATTGTGCGTCCCGACCTGCGAGCCACCGGCTACGGCATCATGAATTTTGTGAGCATGATGTTCGGCGGCGTGGCGGACTGGAGCTTTGGCTACATGCGCGACCGCCATGTGCCGCTCAATGTCATCTTCACCGCTTTCGCCGGTGTGTGCGTCCTGTCTGCGCTGTTGGTGCTCATGATCCGTCCGCGCGACACGGAGACATCTCATTCCCAGAACTGA
- a CDS encoding dihydrodipicolinate synthase family protein — translation MTQAASPAYRGIIPPIITPLKDRDTLDVAGLERLVEHMLGGGVHGIFALGTTGEAPSLSYRLRREMVERTCKLVAGRVPVLVGITDTSFVESVELARFSAEQGVKAVVLSAPYYFPVGQPELVEYVEDLVPELPLPVFLYNMPSHTKVTFELDTVRRAMQLPGVVGLKDSSGNMVYYHQLVRELAQRPDWSLLVGPEELLGESVLLGGHGGVCGGANLCPRLYVALYEAAVRNDVHRVMELHAQVMRISCTVYKVGRYGSAFIKSVKCALSVLGICDDFLAEPFHRFREQERERVGAFLTEFGITRDRAWPAAANLVS, via the coding sequence ATGACCCAAGCAGCCTCGCCCGCCTACCGCGGCATCATCCCGCCCATCATCACTCCCCTCAAAGATCGCGACACGCTTGATGTCGCCGGACTGGAGAGGCTCGTCGAGCACATGCTGGGTGGGGGAGTGCATGGCATCTTTGCCCTCGGCACCACGGGAGAGGCGCCGAGCCTGAGCTACCGTCTGCGGCGGGAGATGGTGGAGCGCACCTGCAAGCTGGTAGCGGGTCGCGTTCCGGTGCTCGTGGGAATCACAGACACGTCCTTCGTGGAGAGCGTGGAGCTGGCCCGTTTCTCCGCGGAGCAGGGTGTGAAGGCCGTGGTGCTCTCCGCGCCTTATTACTTCCCCGTGGGTCAGCCAGAACTGGTGGAGTACGTGGAAGACCTCGTGCCGGAACTGCCGCTGCCCGTCTTCCTCTACAACATGCCCAGCCATACGAAGGTGACCTTCGAGCTGGATACCGTGCGCCGCGCCATGCAGCTCCCCGGCGTCGTGGGGCTCAAGGACAGCTCGGGCAATATGGTGTATTATCATCAACTGGTCCGCGAGCTGGCCCAGCGCCCTGACTGGAGTCTGCTGGTGGGGCCGGAGGAACTGCTGGGAGAAAGCGTCCTGCTCGGCGGCCACGGCGGTGTGTGTGGCGGAGCAAATCTCTGCCCGCGTCTTTATGTCGCCCTTTATGAGGCTGCGGTGCGGAACGACGTGCATCGCGTGATGGAACTGCACGCGCAGGTGATGCGCATCTCTTGCACCGTTTACAAGGTGGGCCGCTATGGCTCCGCCTTCATCAAGAGCGTGAAGTGCGCCCTGAGCGTGCTTGGGATCTGTGATGACTTTCTGGCCGAACCCTTCCACCGCTTCCGCGAGCAGGAGCGTGAACGTGTCGGCGCCTTCCTCACCGAGTTCGGCATCACGCGCGATCGTGCCTGGCCTGCGGCAGCCAATCTCGTTTCCTGA
- a CDS encoding L-fucose/L-arabinose isomerase family protein → MPKASRKKPFASLRPAVQLIASGDLRLSANQTCWPAQHAMETALGEALAAEGFDLVRSHPYKEDEKHGFIASQREGIEVFRSIDPDAPLIVAEAVWQYSHHVLAGLTTHRGPILTVANWSGQWPGLVGMLNLNGSLTKAGVRYSTLWSLDFTDAFFKSKLRQWLKTGKVTHDLSHVKKLDKVKVPAQSAKLGAHLGQELRSQKAILGIFDEGCMGMFNAIIPDHALHACGVFKERLSQSSLFYETMKTPDDEAHAVLAWLEKKGMKFHFGKDHATELTREQVLLQCKMYIAALRIADDFGCDSIGIQYQQGLKDLLPASDLVEGTLNNADRPPVTSRDGTHVLYKGEPLVHFNEVDECAGLDGLMTCRVHQALGQPVESTLHDVRWGEQYGDDYVWVLLISGAAPPAHFIKGWKGADGHRQPTMYFPNGGSTLRGVSKPGEIVWSRIYVENETLHMDIGRGGVVELPKAETERRWQATTPQWPIMHAVTYGVSRDQLMAKHKANHIQVAYANDAKAADHCLFTKAAFARELGIKVNVCGSRTRTKGW, encoded by the coding sequence ATGCCCAAAGCAAGCCGCAAAAAGCCATTCGCATCCCTCCGTCCCGCCGTGCAACTCATCGCCAGCGGTGACCTCCGTCTCTCCGCAAACCAGACCTGCTGGCCGGCGCAGCATGCCATGGAGACGGCACTGGGCGAAGCGCTCGCCGCAGAGGGATTCGATCTCGTCCGCTCACATCCGTACAAGGAAGATGAGAAGCACGGCTTCATCGCCAGCCAGCGCGAGGGCATCGAAGTCTTCCGCAGCATCGATCCCGACGCGCCGCTCATTGTGGCAGAGGCGGTGTGGCAGTATTCGCACCATGTGCTGGCAGGACTCACCACCCATCGTGGCCCCATCCTCACCGTGGCGAATTGGTCCGGCCAGTGGCCTGGTCTCGTGGGCATGCTGAATCTCAATGGCTCCCTCACCAAGGCCGGAGTGCGCTACTCCACGCTGTGGAGCTTGGATTTCACGGACGCCTTCTTCAAGAGCAAGCTGCGCCAGTGGCTGAAGACTGGCAAGGTGACGCATGACCTCAGCCATGTGAAGAAACTGGACAAGGTAAAGGTGCCCGCGCAATCCGCAAAACTGGGCGCCCACCTCGGGCAGGAATTGCGCTCTCAGAAGGCCATCCTCGGCATCTTCGATGAAGGTTGCATGGGCATGTTCAACGCCATCATCCCGGACCACGCCTTGCACGCGTGTGGTGTCTTCAAGGAACGCCTCAGCCAGTCCTCACTCTTCTACGAAACCATGAAGACTCCAGATGACGAGGCCCATGCGGTGCTCGCGTGGCTGGAGAAGAAGGGAATGAAATTCCACTTCGGCAAGGATCACGCCACCGAGCTCACGCGCGAGCAGGTGCTCCTGCAGTGCAAGATGTACATCGCCGCCCTGCGCATCGCCGATGATTTCGGCTGTGACTCCATTGGCATCCAGTACCAGCAGGGGCTCAAGGATCTGCTTCCCGCGAGTGACCTCGTGGAAGGCACGCTCAACAATGCCGACCGACCCCCGGTCACCAGCCGCGATGGTACCCATGTCCTCTACAAGGGTGAGCCTCTCGTCCATTTCAATGAGGTGGACGAATGCGCGGGCCTCGATGGCTTGATGACCTGCCGCGTGCATCAGGCACTCGGGCAGCCCGTGGAATCCACGCTGCACGACGTGCGCTGGGGTGAGCAGTATGGCGATGACTACGTGTGGGTGCTGCTCATCAGTGGCGCCGCGCCACCGGCGCACTTCATCAAGGGATGGAAGGGAGCCGATGGCCACCGCCAGCCCACGATGTATTTCCCCAATGGCGGCAGCACCTTGCGTGGTGTCTCGAAGCCGGGCGAGATCGTGTGGTCACGCATCTACGTGGAGAACGAAACCCTGCACATGGACATCGGCCGTGGTGGTGTGGTGGAGCTCCCGAAGGCCGAAACCGAACGACGCTGGCAGGCCACCACGCCGCAGTGGCCCATCATGCATGCGGTGACCTATGGCGTGAGCCGGGATCAACTCATGGCCAAGCACAAGGCCAATCACATTCAGGTGGCCTATGCCAATGATGCGAAGGCAGCGGACCATTGCCTTTTCACCAAGGCCGCCTTCGCGCGCGAACTCGGCATCAAGGTGAACGTGTGCGGCTCGCGGACCCGTACCAAGGGATGGTGA
- a CDS encoding GNAT family N-acetyltransferase, whose translation MLIASSRLDLVPFTLDFMRASLAHDTDQCSWILGATVPPEWPEPDYRYVLDLRIGQLEADPNLQPWLMRAMVDRETRTMVGDIGFHTAPAPEYLQPYSPYAVEFGFSVFPEYRRKGYAREAAKAMMHWATDNHGVTEFIMTIRPDNLPSQALAAQLGFVKIASHIDEIDGEEDILELRLGK comes from the coding sequence ATGCTCATCGCTTCATCACGTCTCGACCTTGTGCCTTTCACGCTGGATTTCATGCGTGCCTCGCTCGCGCATGACACCGACCAGTGCTCATGGATCCTGGGCGCCACGGTGCCTCCGGAGTGGCCAGAACCCGATTACCGCTATGTATTGGACCTGAGAATCGGCCAGCTCGAGGCTGACCCAAACCTCCAACCCTGGCTCATGCGGGCCATGGTCGACCGCGAGACCCGCACGATGGTGGGTGACATCGGCTTTCACACGGCTCCAGCGCCCGAGTATCTACAGCCCTACTCGCCCTACGCGGTGGAGTTTGGGTTCAGCGTGTTCCCCGAGTACCGACGCAAGGGCTACGCCCGCGAAGCGGCGAAAGCCATGATGCACTGGGCCACCGACAACCATGGCGTCACCGAGTTCATCATGACCATCCGGCCAGACAACTTGCCGTCACAGGCCCTCGCCGCACAACTTGGTTTTGTGAAGATTGCATCGCACATCGATGAGATCGATGGCGAGGAGGATATTCTGGAACTACGGTTGGGAAAGTAA
- a CDS encoding ABC transporter permease, with product MNLLQQIVSVVGFSIRTIPARLGASTSAAIGIAGVVGTLVGVLSIAEGFRHAMTASGSEDVAIVMRSGADNEMTSNLTKDEARLISDTPGVARANDAPLASAELFVIIDLPKITTGTPANVPLRGVEPTAFDIRGNIQMVQGRRIEFGKNEIMVGAGAARAFGGLTVGNSLKIGVNTWEVVGIFTSGGGAAESELWTDAAVLQPAYNRPNAFQSVYVRLASVGSFSEFKDALTTNPQLKIKVHTLKEFYAEQSTATSDFITSIGKFIAGMMALGALFGALNTMYSAVSSRTREIATLRALGFGSLPVVMSVLAESLVLALAGGALGAGLAWLLFDGYQAATMNFQTFSQVSFAFAVTPTLLILAIIWASVLGLLGGIFPAIRAARLPIASALRET from the coding sequence ATGAACTTGCTTCAGCAAATTGTCTCCGTGGTTGGCTTCAGCATCCGCACGATCCCGGCGCGTCTGGGTGCCTCCACTTCCGCCGCGATCGGCATCGCGGGTGTAGTGGGCACCCTCGTCGGTGTGTTGTCCATAGCAGAAGGTTTCCGTCATGCCATGACGGCTTCCGGTTCTGAAGATGTGGCCATCGTCATGCGCAGTGGTGCGGATAATGAGATGACCAGCAATCTCACCAAAGACGAAGCACGACTCATCAGCGACACTCCCGGTGTGGCGCGTGCCAATGATGCCCCCCTCGCCTCCGCGGAACTCTTCGTCATCATCGACCTGCCGAAGATCACCACGGGCACTCCTGCGAATGTGCCGCTGCGTGGCGTAGAACCGACTGCCTTCGACATTCGGGGAAACATCCAGATGGTGCAGGGACGCCGCATTGAGTTCGGCAAGAATGAAATCATGGTCGGCGCCGGGGCTGCGAGGGCCTTTGGCGGATTGACCGTGGGAAATTCACTCAAGATCGGAGTGAACACCTGGGAAGTGGTCGGGATCTTCACCTCCGGCGGTGGAGCAGCCGAGTCTGAACTCTGGACGGACGCGGCCGTGCTGCAGCCCGCTTACAACCGGCCCAATGCCTTCCAGTCAGTGTATGTCCGCCTCGCCTCGGTGGGTTCGTTCTCCGAATTCAAAGACGCACTGACGACCAATCCGCAGCTCAAGATCAAGGTGCATACCTTGAAAGAATTCTACGCAGAGCAATCCACCGCCACCTCCGACTTCATCACGAGCATCGGCAAGTTCATCGCAGGGATGATGGCGCTCGGTGCTCTCTTTGGTGCGCTCAACACGATGTACAGCGCGGTATCCTCACGCACGCGGGAGATTGCCACCCTCAGAGCGCTGGGATTCGGCTCTCTCCCGGTGGTGATGTCGGTGCTGGCGGAGTCGCTCGTGCTGGCTCTCGCCGGTGGCGCTCTCGGCGCCGGGCTGGCCTGGCTGCTCTTCGATGGCTATCAAGCAGCGACCATGAACTTCCAGACTTTCAGCCAGGTGTCCTTCGCCTTCGCGGTCACCCCTACCCTGCTCATACTCGCCATCATCTGGGCGAGCGTGTTGGGCCTGCTCGGAGGCATCTTCCCTGCCATTCGTGCTGCAAGGCTCCCCATCGCCTCCGCTCTTCGCGAGACGTAA
- a CDS encoding ABC transporter permease: MKFLSLVWSNLKRKKLRTSLTVLSILVAFLLYGFLACIKAAFNSGVNMADADRLVTRHKVSIIQSIPSSYESRITKVPGVTLVAPQSWFGGIYQNDSKNFFATIAVEPESFLAMYPEFDLPAEQKAEWLKVRHGAIVGEVTLKRFGWKIGDTIPLTAPIWGEPKGKTHWEFQIVGVYTSQRKGADLTSFYFRYDFFDEARERGKGEIGWFGIRVADKDKAASISKTIDEEFANSAYETKTEPEGAMMAGFAEQLGDIGTIMFAVVSAVFFTILLVAGNTMTQSVRERTEELGVLKAMGFTNGLVLMLVLLESCVIALLGGLIGLGIAWAIGVGGSPAPSVLPVFFLPQKDLIIGACMALALGLVAGALPAIQAMRLQIAVALRRNG, translated from the coding sequence ATGAAATTCCTCTCCCTCGTCTGGAGCAACCTCAAACGGAAGAAGCTGCGGACTTCGCTGACGGTCCTTTCGATCCTAGTCGCGTTTCTGCTGTACGGATTCCTGGCGTGCATCAAGGCGGCCTTCAACAGTGGTGTGAACATGGCGGATGCGGATCGCCTGGTGACCCGGCACAAGGTCTCTATCATCCAGAGCATTCCCAGCAGCTATGAGTCACGCATCACCAAGGTGCCGGGAGTCACCCTTGTAGCGCCGCAGTCATGGTTCGGCGGCATCTATCAGAATGACTCAAAAAACTTCTTCGCCACCATCGCGGTGGAGCCTGAGTCCTTCCTGGCAATGTATCCGGAGTTCGACTTGCCCGCGGAACAGAAAGCGGAATGGCTGAAGGTGCGCCATGGCGCGATTGTGGGAGAGGTCACCCTGAAACGTTTTGGCTGGAAGATTGGTGACACCATTCCTCTCACGGCACCCATTTGGGGCGAACCCAAGGGCAAGACCCATTGGGAATTTCAGATCGTGGGCGTGTACACTTCCCAGCGGAAGGGCGCGGATCTCACCTCCTTCTACTTCCGCTACGACTTCTTTGATGAAGCACGCGAGCGTGGCAAAGGTGAGATTGGCTGGTTTGGGATCCGCGTGGCGGACAAGGACAAGGCCGCATCCATCTCGAAGACCATCGACGAAGAGTTCGCAAACTCCGCCTATGAGACCAAGACGGAGCCAGAAGGCGCGATGATGGCAGGGTTTGCGGAGCAACTTGGCGACATCGGCACCATCATGTTCGCCGTGGTGAGTGCGGTGTTTTTCACCATCCTGCTGGTGGCAGGCAATACCATGACCCAATCCGTGCGTGAGCGCACCGAAGAGCTGGGGGTGCTGAAGGCCATGGGCTTCACCAACGGCCTCGTGCTGATGCTCGTGCTGCTTGAGTCCTGTGTGATCGCCCTGCTGGGAGGTCTTATTGGCCTCGGTATCGCCTGGGCCATCGGTGTGGGTGGAAGCCCTGCTCCGAGCGTGCTGCCAGTCTTTTTCCTCCCGCAGAAGGATCTCATCATTGGTGCCTGCATGGCCCTCGCTCTGGGCCTGGTGGCTGGAGCGCTCCCGGCCATCCAGGCCATGAGGCTCCAGATCGCCGTAGCACTGCGCCGCAACGGATAA
- a CDS encoding ABC transporter permease, translated as MKLPELVRNLKRKKLRAGWTTMLFMMAMLSSGPVACDKAGSALGIGTGDSKRVFTRHKVSLIRTLPTSYETRIAKIPGVTHVTSQTWFGGIYRNDPKNFFTTLVVEPTSFFTVFPEFKLPSVQKEEWLKVPHGAIVGEETAKRFGWKVGDTISLTSPIWGEPGGKTQWDFQVVGINTGTKKTTDVTCVYIRYDFFNQSKRQHAKDEVGWFVIRCIDKDQRLAISQEIDNEFSGSPHETTSEPEAASTDGSTKLFGPGSSGGTP; from the coding sequence ATGAAACTTCCCGAACTCGTCCGAAATCTGAAGCGCAAGAAATTGCGGGCAGGGTGGACGACCATGCTCTTCATGATGGCGATGCTTTCATCTGGTCCCGTGGCTTGCGACAAGGCAGGCTCCGCCCTGGGCATTGGCACAGGAGACAGCAAGCGTGTCTTCACCCGGCACAAGGTCTCGCTCATTCGAACCCTCCCCACCAGCTACGAGACTCGAATCGCCAAGATACCTGGCGTGACGCATGTGACATCGCAAACCTGGTTCGGTGGCATTTATCGGAACGACCCGAAGAACTTCTTTACCACCCTCGTGGTCGAACCTACCTCATTCTTTACGGTGTTTCCGGAGTTCAAACTTCCGTCCGTTCAAAAGGAGGAGTGGCTGAAAGTACCTCATGGAGCCATTGTGGGAGAGGAAACCGCAAAGCGGTTCGGCTGGAAAGTGGGCGACACCATCTCACTCACTTCACCCATCTGGGGTGAACCTGGGGGAAAAACCCAGTGGGACTTCCAGGTCGTCGGCATCAACACAGGAACCAAGAAGACCACAGACGTGACTTGCGTCTACATCCGCTACGACTTCTTCAACCAATCCAAGCGCCAGCACGCCAAGGATGAAGTTGGATGGTTCGTGATTCGGTGCATCGACAAAGACCAACGCCTGGCCATCTCACAAGAGATAGACAACGAGTTTTCCGGTTCACCGCATGAGACAACATCCGAACCTGAAGCTGCATCTACCGATGGCTCCACCAAACTGTTTGGTCCCGGATCCAGCGGAGGAACTCCATAA
- a CDS encoding ABC transporter ATP-binding protein — protein MSTSNDILVDIKSVSKNFKRGSEEIHVLSGLDVEVKKGEFLALMGPSGSGKSTLLNLMGGLDRATHGSVTIGSERIDQYSDGQLAAWRARNVGFVFQFYNLLPVLTAERNVELPLLLTHLSKADRKKHVEIALKAVGLSHRMKHYPRTMSGGEQQRVGIARAIVTDPTILLCDEPTGDLDRKSGDEILTLLQTLNKDHGKTIVMVTHDPHASARASRTLHLDKGQLSTEPVA, from the coding sequence ATGAGCACATCGAACGACATCCTCGTGGACATCAAAAGTGTCTCCAAGAACTTCAAGCGTGGCTCGGAGGAGATTCATGTCCTCTCCGGTCTGGACGTGGAAGTGAAGAAGGGCGAATTCCTCGCGCTCATGGGCCCGTCCGGCTCCGGCAAGTCCACCCTGCTCAATCTCATGGGTGGACTGGATCGCGCCACACATGGCTCGGTGACCATCGGCAGTGAGCGCATCGATCAATACTCCGACGGACAGCTCGCCGCCTGGCGCGCACGGAATGTGGGATTCGTCTTCCAGTTCTACAACCTGCTCCCGGTACTCACCGCAGAGCGCAATGTCGAACTCCCCCTGCTGTTGACCCATCTCTCCAAGGCCGACCGTAAGAAGCACGTGGAAATCGCGCTCAAAGCTGTGGGCCTCTCCCACCGCATGAAGCACTATCCCCGCACCATGTCAGGTGGTGAGCAGCAGCGCGTGGGCATTGCCCGCGCCATTGTGACTGACCCCACGATCCTCCTTTGCGACGAGCCGACCGGTGACCTTGACCGCAAGTCCGGTGATGAAATCCTGACCCTGCTGCAGACGCTGAACAAGGACCACGGCAAGACCATTGTGATGGTCACGCACGACCCGCATGCATCTGCGAGAGCCTCGCGCACGCTTCACCTCGACAAGGGTCAGCTCTCTACGGAGCCGGTGGCGTGA
- a CDS encoding efflux RND transporter periplasmic adaptor subunit, translating into MSAEKVSLDGLRIDRSAMPKKERPAWLLPTIVILLAVAGGVTWWFMRPKPLAVEVAVAKEQSSGGNGGSAPSQRAVLNGSGYVTARRIATVSAKVTGKVMEVLVEEGMKVEQGQIVAHLDASNTEASLRLAEAQLDSARKALEETKPNAVFAEQELKRFRELAQSKAASQSDLNKADAETKALAAKLVRQTADVVVAEREVAQWKQQVDDTIVRAPFTGIVTSKNAQPGEMISPMSAGGSFTRTGICTIVDMNSLEIEVDVSESYINRVQAGQPVEAKLDAYSDWKIPAKVIAIIPTADRQKATVKVRIGFDKLDPRILPEMGVKVAFHSAPQELAASPSAAEKPQRLVIVPKEAVHQDGGKDVAWVVKDGRVERRAITVNGTDAETSTVTAGINAGERLVLNAPTGLKDGTKVTEKKS; encoded by the coding sequence ATGAGTGCTGAGAAAGTGTCGCTCGATGGTCTCCGAATTGATCGCTCTGCGATGCCCAAGAAGGAGCGCCCTGCCTGGTTATTGCCCACCATCGTGATTTTGCTTGCAGTTGCAGGTGGAGTCACATGGTGGTTCATGCGTCCAAAGCCCCTCGCCGTCGAGGTGGCTGTGGCCAAGGAACAGTCATCAGGAGGCAACGGAGGATCCGCCCCGTCTCAACGTGCCGTGCTCAATGGCTCCGGCTATGTCACGGCACGCCGTATCGCCACGGTATCTGCCAAGGTCACCGGCAAGGTGATGGAAGTACTCGTGGAAGAGGGCATGAAGGTGGAACAGGGACAGATTGTCGCCCATCTTGATGCCTCCAACACCGAAGCGAGCCTTCGCCTTGCAGAAGCACAACTCGACTCTGCGCGAAAAGCCCTGGAGGAAACCAAGCCCAATGCGGTCTTCGCAGAACAGGAGCTCAAGCGTTTCCGCGAACTGGCTCAATCCAAAGCCGCCAGCCAGTCTGACCTGAACAAGGCCGATGCTGAAACCAAAGCTCTGGCTGCCAAACTCGTGCGCCAGACCGCCGACGTAGTGGTGGCGGAGCGCGAAGTCGCCCAGTGGAAGCAGCAGGTGGATGACACCATCGTCCGTGCCCCCTTCACTGGCATCGTCACTTCCAAGAATGCCCAGCCGGGCGAAATGATCTCCCCCATGTCCGCAGGCGGCAGCTTCACACGCACCGGCATCTGCACCATCGTGGACATGAACTCCCTCGAGATCGAGGTCGACGTGAGCGAAAGCTACATCAACCGGGTACAGGCTGGCCAGCCTGTCGAGGCGAAGTTGGACGCGTACTCCGATTGGAAGATTCCCGCCAAGGTGATCGCTATCATCCCCACGGCGGACCGGCAGAAAGCCACGGTGAAGGTTCGCATTGGGTTCGACAAACTGGACCCCCGCATCCTTCCCGAGATGGGTGTGAAGGTCGCCTTCCATAGTGCGCCACAGGAGCTGGCAGCCTCGCCTTCCGCGGCTGAGAAACCTCAGCGCCTGGTCATCGTACCAAAGGAAGCCGTCCATCAAGATGGCGGCAAAGATGTGGCCTGGGTCGTGAAGGATGGCCGCGTGGAACGCCGGGCCATCACGGTCAATGGCACCGATGCCGAGACCTCCACAGTCACTGCCGGCATCAATGCAGGCGAACGTCTGGTACTGAATGCACCCACCGGCCTGAAGGACGGAACGAAAGTCACGGAAAAGAAATCATGA
- a CDS encoding SRPBCC family protein, whose translation MSSTTAAANETITDLDLVLKRVLNTSKEKIFKAWTTPELMKQWFVPKPWTLSKVETDVRAGGRSLVVMCDPEGNEYPNKGVYLEVVENEKIVFTDAYTEAWIPSEKPFFTGIILLEDASDGKTNYTAIARHWKAEDREAHEKMGFHEGWGKCAEQLEELCQTL comes from the coding sequence ATGAGCTCCACTACCGCCGCCGCCAACGAAACCATCACGGACCTCGACCTCGTCCTCAAGCGTGTACTCAACACCTCAAAGGAAAAAATCTTCAAGGCCTGGACCACTCCCGAGCTGATGAAGCAGTGGTTCGTCCCCAAACCCTGGACCCTCTCCAAAGTCGAAACGGACGTGCGCGCCGGCGGCAGAAGCCTCGTCGTGATGTGCGACCCGGAAGGCAATGAATATCCCAACAAGGGCGTTTATCTCGAAGTGGTAGAAAACGAGAAAATCGTCTTCACCGATGCCTACACGGAAGCGTGGATCCCCTCCGAGAAGCCCTTCTTCACGGGCATCATCCTGCTGGAAGACGCGAGCGATGGAAAGACGAACTACACCGCCATTGCCCGCCACTGGAAGGCAGAAGACCGCGAGGCGCATGAGAAGATGGGCTTCCACGAGGGCTGGGGCAAGTGCGCCGAGCAGCTCGAAGAGCTCTGCCAGACCCTCTAG